In the Flavobacterium sp. J372 genome, one interval contains:
- a CDS encoding universal stress protein produces MKRILVPTDFSDHAVHALKVAAQIARDNDGEIYLLHMLELPNQAGDAIGSGTDIPEIMFFMEKARELFEDIKNEPYLQGIEVTELIHFERAFDGIIKISKKNNVDLIVMGSHGASGFKEMFIGSNTEKVVRTSDIPVLVIKREEQAFNPDKMVFASDFSDEIKKPFAKVVDFANSFNAKLHLVYINTPNDFRSTHAAEKIIHNFAAGFQFRNGYTAHIYNDVNVEKGILHFANSVNADLIGMCTHGRKGLAHFFNGSISEDLVNHAVRPVVTFRI; encoded by the coding sequence ATGAAACGAATTCTTGTACCCACCGATTTTTCTGACCACGCTGTACACGCCCTAAAAGTTGCCGCACAAATTGCCCGCGATAATGACGGCGAGATATACCTGCTGCACATGCTTGAGCTGCCAAACCAGGCTGGTGATGCCATAGGCTCTGGCACTGATATACCTGAAATCATGTTCTTTATGGAAAAGGCCCGCGAACTTTTTGAAGACATCAAGAACGAGCCTTACCTGCAAGGCATTGAAGTGACAGAACTCATACATTTTGAACGTGCTTTTGACGGCATCATAAAAATTTCTAAAAAGAATAATGTTGACCTTATCGTTATGGGCTCTCATGGTGCAAGCGGTTTTAAAGAGATGTTCATTGGCTCTAACACTGAGAAAGTTGTCCGCACGAGCGATATCCCCGTACTTGTTATCAAGCGCGAAGAGCAGGCTTTCAATCCTGATAAGATGGTATTTGCTTCAGATTTCAGCGATGAGATAAAGAAACCGTTTGCCAAAGTTGTTGACTTCGCTAACAGCTTTAACGCCAAACTCCACCTGGTTTACATCAATACGCCGAATGATTTCCGCTCTACCCACGCCGCTGAAAAGATCATACACAATTTTGCCGCAGGCTTCCAGTTCAGGAACGGCTACACAGCCCACATTTACAATGATGTAAACGTTGAGAAAGGAATACTGCATTTTGCCAACAGCGTTAATGCGGACCTGATTGGCATGTGCACCCACGGCCGCAAAGGGCTTGCCCACTTCTTCAACGGCAGCATTAGTGAAGATTTGGTGAACCATGCAGTAAGGCCTGTGGTAACCTTCAGGATTTAA
- a CDS encoding DUF2723 domain-containing protein, with protein sequence MTTFNFKKWDTITGWAVFAIALIVYTLTVEPTMSFWDAGEYIATAAKLEVGHPPGAPLFQMIGAFFASFAFGDETKIALMVNMVSVFSSAFTILFMFWSSTIILRNLVSRFSELTKDNLVMILGASAVGSLAFTFSDSFWFNAVEAEVYAMASLFIAILLWLGLRWEMEMHTPRGNKWLLIISLVVGLSFGVHFMALLAIPSIGFIYFFKNHEKVTVKNFIIANIIIVAILLFIFKLLLPYTMALFGKTEIFMVNSLGMPFNSGTIFMVLVIVAFFYFGLQYTKRKNLPVYNTGLLCVLFILIGFSTWMMLPIRANANVVINENRPSDAAEVLAYYNREQYGEQKLFYGPMYTDEYAGLDKVRPYEDEKPNYQRNYATGKYDIVNNFKNAKQNTDDAHKGFMPRLWSTDHAVNYMSFTSPPKFRIDPGYSFERELRQYGLPLEQMSDEEISNAMAQVRGEIENIVADFRNAYASRQVSLDQYHKFLKSYGQYLIVEKPSLGENLQYMFEYQFGYMYWRYLMWNFVGRQDDVQGRYDKLHGNWISGIGFIDEMHVGNQSKLSSDQLNNKGRNVYYFLPFILGLVGIAFHVKRDLKSFYVLLALFLFTGLALKIYLNERPFEPRERDYALVGSFYVFAIWIGLGVYAIYDGIKKYLQPKIAGPVVLAVTMLAAPVLMAAQNWDDHDRSNKYTALAMAKAYLSSCDKNAILFTIGDNDTFPLWYAQEIEGYRTDVRIVNTSLFMTDWYADQMKAKAYESEGMPITFTHKQYQQGTRDYMLHTGEMEDRWDLKTFLQFLASEDPRAKKELNNGHMVNYYPTNKVRWNIDKNAVIASKQVNPKMYDSIVPYIDIDIKGDALYKNRMLMLDILYNNNWKRPVYFTGGSFGDDDYLWMKDYLQLDGMVYKLVPVHTPIPKGGSPLDMGMIDADKMYDIVMSWDWGNSESPDIYHDPETRKNSINYRTNLARLMETLINEGKKDKAKKIIELAMTKMPIDYYGYYTLVEPFAAGYYELGEPEKARDILKKLVTKYHESLDFYKSLDIQDQITYREEIETDIERYRSLLIIMEERDPAYYEASKAVFNTYNQKFKQFGRPNE encoded by the coding sequence ATGACGACATTCAATTTTAAAAAGTGGGACACCATAACAGGGTGGGCCGTTTTTGCCATTGCACTGATTGTTTACACACTTACCGTAGAGCCCACCATGAGCTTTTGGGATGCAGGCGAATATATTGCCACAGCTGCCAAGCTTGAAGTAGGCCACCCGCCGGGAGCGCCTCTTTTCCAGATGATTGGGGCATTCTTTGCAAGCTTTGCCTTTGGAGATGAGACAAAAATTGCATTGATGGTAAATATGGTGTCGGTGTTCTCGAGCGCCTTTACCATATTGTTCATGTTTTGGTCGTCAACCATTATCCTTCGTAATCTTGTAAGCCGTTTTTCTGAGCTTACAAAAGATAATCTTGTAATGATTTTAGGCGCCTCGGCCGTTGGGTCGCTCGCCTTTACTTTTTCAGACAGTTTCTGGTTTAATGCCGTTGAAGCCGAGGTGTATGCCATGGCATCACTTTTCATTGCCATTTTGCTTTGGCTTGGCCTGCGCTGGGAGATGGAAATGCATACACCGCGCGGCAACAAGTGGCTGCTTATCATATCATTGGTTGTGGGCCTTTCATTCGGGGTACACTTTATGGCGCTATTGGCCATCCCGTCAATAGGGTTTATTTACTTCTTTAAAAATCACGAAAAAGTTACGGTTAAGAATTTCATCATTGCCAATATAATAATCGTAGCCATACTCCTATTTATATTCAAACTACTATTGCCATATACCATGGCACTTTTCGGGAAGACTGAAATCTTCATGGTAAACAGCCTGGGCATGCCTTTCAATTCCGGAACCATATTTATGGTACTGGTTATTGTGGCATTCTTTTACTTCGGGCTACAGTACACCAAAAGAAAAAATCTCCCTGTATATAATACAGGCTTGCTTTGCGTACTGTTCATATTGATTGGATTCTCTACATGGATGATGCTGCCAATACGTGCCAATGCCAATGTGGTAATTAACGAGAACCGCCCCAGTGATGCCGCCGAGGTACTTGCCTACTACAACAGGGAACAATACGGTGAGCAAAAGCTTTTTTATGGCCCTATGTATACAGACGAATATGCAGGACTTGATAAAGTCAGGCCTTATGAAGATGAAAAGCCTAACTACCAGCGAAACTATGCCACCGGCAAATATGATATTGTAAACAATTTTAAGAATGCCAAGCAAAATACAGATGATGCACACAAAGGCTTTATGCCACGCCTTTGGAGTACAGACCATGCTGTGAACTATATGAGTTTCACCAGCCCGCCGAAGTTCAGGATAGACCCGGGATATTCTTTTGAGCGCGAATTACGCCAGTACGGACTTCCGCTTGAGCAGATGAGCGATGAGGAAATAAGCAATGCCATGGCACAAGTGCGCGGTGAGATTGAAAACATTGTTGCCGATTTCCGTAATGCTTACGCCTCAAGGCAGGTGAGCCTTGACCAGTACCATAAATTCCTAAAAAGCTACGGGCAGTACCTTATTGTAGAAAAACCTTCACTGGGCGAGAACCTGCAGTATATGTTTGAATACCAGTTTGGCTACATGTACTGGCGTTACCTTATGTGGAACTTTGTAGGCCGCCAGGATGATGTGCAGGGACGCTATGACAAACTGCACGGCAACTGGATAAGCGGAATTGGTTTTATTGATGAGATGCATGTTGGCAACCAAAGCAAACTCTCAAGTGACCAACTAAACAACAAAGGCCGTAATGTATATTACTTCCTTCCGTTCATTCTAGGATTAGTGGGTATCGCATTCCACGTGAAGCGAGACCTGAAGAGTTTTTACGTATTACTCGCGCTTTTCCTGTTTACCGGCCTTGCGCTTAAGATATACCTGAACGAAAGGCCGTTTGAGCCGCGTGAACGCGATTATGCGCTGGTAGGTTCCTTCTATGTATTCGCGATATGGATAGGCCTTGGCGTGTACGCAATTTATGATGGTATAAAGAAATACCTGCAGCCGAAAATTGCAGGGCCTGTTGTACTTGCTGTTACAATGCTGGCCGCGCCCGTGCTTATGGCTGCCCAAAACTGGGATGATCATGACCGCAGCAATAAATATACTGCATTGGCAATGGCGAAAGCGTACCTTTCATCATGCGATAAAAATGCAATACTATTTACAATTGGCGACAATGACACCTTCCCGCTGTGGTATGCCCAGGAGATTGAAGGCTACCGTACCGATGTTCGTATTGTAAACACCAGCTTGTTTATGACCGACTGGTATGCCGACCAGATGAAGGCTAAAGCGTATGAAAGTGAAGGTATGCCGATTACTTTTACGCACAAGCAGTACCAGCAGGGTACACGTGATTATATGCTTCATACCGGTGAAATGGAAGACCGCTGGGATTTGAAGACTTTCCTTCAATTCCTTGCTTCTGAAGATCCGCGTGCGAAGAAAGAGCTGAACAACGGCCACATGGTTAACTACTACCCTACCAACAAAGTGAGGTGGAATATTGATAAGAACGCTGTTATTGCTTCTAAACAGGTGAACCCTAAAATGTATGATTCTATTGTACCATACATTGATATTGATATTAAAGGTGATGCCCTGTACAAGAACCGCATGCTGATGCTCGACATTTTGTACAACAACAACTGGAAACGACCTGTGTACTTTACCGGAGGCAGCTTTGGCGATGATGATTACCTGTGGATGAAAGACTACCTGCAGCTTGACGGCATGGTATACAAGCTGGTGCCGGTACACACACCGATACCAAAAGGGGGCAGCCCGCTTGATATGGGTATGATTGATGCAGATAAAATGTATGATATTGTGATGAGCTGGGATTGGGGCAACAGTGAGAGCCCGGATATTTACCACGACCCGGAAACACGCAAGAACAGCATAAACTACCGCACCAACCTGGCAAGGCTTATGGAAACCCTTATAAACGAGGGCAAGAAAGATAAGGCAAAAAAAATCATTGAACTGGCAATGACAAAAATGCCGATCGATTATTATGGCTACTACACGCTTGTTGAGCCTTTTGCCGCGGGTTACTATGAGTTGGGCGAACCTGAAAAAGCGCGTGACATTTTAAAGAAACTGGTGACTAAGTACCATGAAAGCCTCGATTTCTATAAGAGCCTTGATATTCAGGACCAGATTACATACCGCGAAGAGATTGAAACGGATATTGAGCGTTACAGAAGCCTGCTGATAATTATGGAAGAACGTGACCCGGCATATTATGAGGCATCAAAAGCTGTTTTCAATACATACAACCAAAAGTTTAAACAGTTTGGGCGCCCGAACGAGTAA
- a CDS encoding polysaccharide deacetylase family protein encodes MKLYWVKTGRIVKRLFGGYVWSFPVKDKVAYLTFDDGPTPEVTDFVLDVLSQHNIKGTFFCIGNNIEKHPDIFQRVIDAGHTIANHTYNHLNGWKTSFDSYIKNVRQCEESILSRYTGFIPNKLFRPPYGKIKASQARTLCKQGYRIIMWDVLSADFDQTISPEQCLQNVVRNVQPGSIIIFHDSIKASVNMQYALPRAIEILKEKGFRFEPIAAPEPAR; translated from the coding sequence ATGAAGTTATACTGGGTAAAAACAGGCAGGATAGTTAAGAGGCTCTTTGGAGGCTACGTATGGAGCTTTCCTGTAAAAGATAAAGTTGCCTACCTTACTTTTGATGACGGCCCAACACCTGAAGTAACTGATTTTGTGCTTGATGTGCTTTCACAGCACAATATTAAAGGTACATTCTTCTGTATCGGGAACAACATTGAGAAACATCCTGACATTTTTCAACGGGTTATTGACGCTGGTCATACTATTGCCAATCATACATATAACCACCTCAACGGCTGGAAGACAAGCTTTGACAGCTATATAAAGAATGTTAGACAATGTGAGGAAAGCATTTTAAGCCGATATACAGGATTTATTCCCAACAAGCTATTTCGTCCGCCGTATGGAAAAATCAAAGCCTCACAAGCCCGTACATTATGTAAACAAGGCTACAGGATAATAATGTGGGATGTTTTAAGCGCCGACTTCGACCAGACCATTTCACCTGAGCAATGCCTGCAAAATGTAGTACGAAATGTACAGCCCGGAAGCATAATCATCTTCCATGACAGTATAAAAGCGTCAGTAAACATGCAATATGCATTACCACGCGCAATAGAAATACTAAAAGAAAAAGGATTTCGGTTTGAGCCTATAGCTGCTCCTGAACCAGCCCGATGA
- a CDS encoding co-chaperone YbbN, whose amino-acid sequence MSKFGELINSNVPVLIDFYTEWNEPSVSMHPVIRDVAAALGDKAKVIKIDVDKNQELADALRIKGLPTLMIYKDGQMVWRQSGELDANTIIGLVQEQL is encoded by the coding sequence ATGTCAAAATTTGGCGAACTTATAAACTCCAATGTGCCTGTGCTTATTGATTTTTACACAGAGTGGAATGAGCCTTCTGTATCTATGCACCCGGTGATAAGAGACGTAGCTGCTGCCCTTGGCGATAAGGCTAAAGTGATAAAAATTGATGTTGACAAAAACCAGGAGCTGGCTGATGCACTTCGCATCAAAGGACTGCCTACACTTATGATTTATAAAGACGGGCAGATGGTCTGGCGCCAAAGCGGTGAGCTTGATGCCAACACCATCATCGGGCTGGTTCAGGAGCAGCTATAG
- a CDS encoding metallophosphoesterase, protein MRRILIFLLAAIVLGEIYTFLAVRTLTKTRWIQWAYVLISLAIIGYIIYSFTQFDRSKGQTRQSMFAMGLILLTVLPKMIIAFFLLGEDIFRVGGGIIRAFAGTKQETFLVERRKFVTQIALGIAAIPFLSLIYGMTKGKYNYKVIKKTLYYPDLPENFDGFTLTHISDIHSGSFDDAGEIAHAIDMINEQKSDVVLFTGDIVNNHADEMMPWIETFNKIETPEFGKFSVLGNHDYGEYLQWNSWQEKEQNFKAIKNLHPQIGFKLLLNENVKLEKDGQAIHLVGVENWGHNFKKAGDLKLASQGLDHKDFKILMSHDPSHWEYEVKNHPDNYHLTLSGHTHGLQFGIEIPGFLKWSPVQYVYKQWAGLYENLGRNLYVNRGFGFHAYSGRTGIWPEITVLELKKAKKLCNFRKMLYLYYISEKLSF, encoded by the coding sequence ATGCGCCGTATTCTTATCTTCCTTCTGGCTGCCATTGTACTTGGCGAAATATATACCTTTCTCGCTGTGCGCACCCTTACCAAAACACGCTGGATACAGTGGGCCTACGTTTTAATATCGCTTGCTATTATCGGTTATATAATATATTCTTTCACGCAGTTTGATCGTAGCAAGGGCCAAACACGCCAAAGCATGTTTGCCATGGGGCTGATACTGCTCACCGTCCTACCGAAGATGATTATCGCGTTTTTTCTTTTAGGGGAGGATATTTTCCGTGTGGGAGGTGGCATCATTCGTGCATTTGCGGGCACTAAACAGGAAACGTTTCTGGTAGAAAGGCGCAAGTTTGTAACACAGATTGCGCTTGGTATTGCCGCAATACCGTTCCTGTCACTTATTTACGGAATGACAAAAGGTAAGTACAATTATAAGGTGATTAAGAAGACTTTGTATTATCCTGATCTCCCTGAGAATTTTGACGGTTTTACACTAACACACATCAGTGACATACACAGTGGTAGTTTTGACGATGCAGGCGAAATAGCCCATGCCATTGATATGATTAATGAGCAGAAAAGCGATGTGGTTCTGTTTACCGGTGATATAGTGAACAACCATGCCGATGAAATGATGCCGTGGATTGAAACATTCAATAAAATAGAAACGCCTGAATTCGGTAAGTTCTCTGTACTGGGCAATCATGATTATGGCGAATACCTGCAATGGAATTCATGGCAGGAGAAAGAGCAGAACTTTAAAGCCATTAAAAACCTGCATCCGCAGATAGGGTTTAAGCTGTTGCTGAATGAGAATGTAAAGCTTGAAAAGGACGGACAGGCAATTCATCTGGTAGGTGTTGAAAACTGGGGGCACAATTTTAAAAAAGCGGGCGACCTTAAGCTGGCATCGCAAGGGCTTGATCATAAAGACTTTAAAATACTTATGAGCCATGATCCGTCACATTGGGAATATGAGGTGAAGAATCATCCTGATAACTACCATCTTACCCTAAGCGGGCATACACATGGCCTGCAGTTTGGTATCGAGATTCCGGGATTCCTGAAATGGAGCCCTGTACAGTACGTGTACAAACAGTGGGCAGGATTGTATGAGAACCTTGGCAGGAATTTATATGTAAACCGGGGCTTCGGCTTCCATGCTTATTCAGGCCGTACAGGTATCTGGCCTGAAATTACAGTGCTGGAACTAAAAAAGGCGAAAAAGCTGTGTAATTTTCGGAAAATGTTATATTTGTATTACATTTCCGAAAAATTAAGCTTTTAA
- the polA gene encoding DNA polymerase I: MSDQKRLFLLDAYALIFRGYYAFIKNPRINSKGMDTSAIFGFMNSLLDVIKRERPDHLAVAFDKDGSTVRTEMFTGYKAHRDETPEAIKIAVPYIQEILKAMHIPVIEEAGCEADDLIGTVAKQAEAQGYRVFMVTPDKDFAQLVSDNIFMYRPARLGNGIEIWGVPEVLERFEIERPEQVIDFLGMMGDAVDNIPGLPGVGEKTAKKLLKDFGSMENLLANTHQLKGKLKENIEKFAEQGIMSKKLATIITDCTVTFNEDDYELTKPDTEKVEALFNELEFRRMAEQFHRLFAEGQDYDDVTTQGLAPTKTIVKGDQQFSLFGGDFPLEEQQQPEGFYKTLENTEHFYQAVEGNMGINLLLRDLLNQKSVSFDTETTGICALTAELVGISFSWEKGKGFYVPVPPDYEEAKALVEKFRPFYEDENIEKVGQNLKYDLEVLANYGITVKGKFFDTMLAHYLINPDMRHGMDILSETYLKYSPKPIEALIGKKGKGQRSMRDVALEEIKEYAAEDADITLQLKEVFEPELERTGTRKLFDEIEIPLMPVLASMEQEGINLDVPYLKELSAELTSDIKRLEQCIYEAAGETFNLGSPKQLGEILFDKLKIGGNKQKKTKTGQYATGEEVLSYLALTNPIVQDILEWRQLVKLQNTYVDALPEQVKPKTGRVHTDYMQAVAATGRLSSNNPNLQNIPIRTERGRQIRKAFIARDENHTILSADYSQIELRIIAALSGDPEMCRSFQMSEDIHAATAAKVFNVPLEAVSREQRSHAKTVNFGIIYGVSAFGLSNQTSLSRSESKDLIDAYYQTYPRLRDYINEQVETARERGFVQTVSGRRRYLKDINSQNQVVRGAAERNAVNAPIQGSAADIIKIAMINIQKRLLSENWKSRMLLQVHDELVFDVHNNELEAIKPMIKHEMENAYILDVPLVVDMGTGRNWLEAH; this comes from the coding sequence ATGTCAGACCAGAAAAGACTTTTCCTTCTTGATGCCTACGCCCTTATTTTCCGTGGGTATTACGCATTTATAAAGAACCCGCGCATCAACTCAAAAGGTATGGATACCTCAGCCATATTCGGGTTTATGAATTCGCTTCTTGATGTTATAAAACGCGAGCGCCCCGACCATCTTGCAGTAGCTTTTGATAAAGACGGAAGCACAGTGCGTACCGAAATGTTCACCGGGTATAAAGCCCACCGTGATGAAACGCCTGAAGCGATAAAGATTGCCGTGCCCTATATCCAGGAGATATTGAAAGCCATGCATATACCTGTAATTGAAGAGGCAGGATGCGAAGCTGACGACCTTATAGGCACCGTAGCAAAACAAGCGGAAGCCCAAGGGTACCGGGTATTTATGGTAACGCCTGATAAAGACTTTGCACAGCTGGTGAGCGACAACATATTCATGTACCGCCCGGCACGTTTGGGCAACGGCATTGAAATTTGGGGCGTGCCTGAAGTACTGGAACGCTTTGAAATTGAACGCCCCGAGCAGGTGATTGACTTTCTAGGCATGATGGGAGATGCTGTAGATAACATACCGGGACTGCCCGGCGTTGGTGAAAAGACTGCGAAGAAGCTGCTGAAAGACTTCGGCAGTATGGAGAACCTTTTGGCTAATACACACCAGCTGAAGGGTAAACTAAAGGAAAACATTGAAAAATTTGCCGAGCAGGGCATCATGTCGAAAAAGCTGGCAACGATAATTACTGACTGCACCGTTACCTTCAACGAAGATGATTATGAGCTTACAAAGCCTGACACCGAAAAAGTGGAGGCGCTTTTCAACGAGCTGGAGTTCCGCCGTATGGCAGAGCAGTTCCACCGCCTGTTTGCTGAAGGGCAGGACTATGATGACGTAACCACGCAGGGCCTCGCCCCTACCAAAACCATTGTAAAGGGCGACCAGCAGTTTTCGCTTTTCGGTGGCGACTTTCCGCTGGAAGAGCAACAGCAGCCGGAAGGTTTTTATAAAACGCTTGAAAATACCGAACATTTTTATCAGGCGGTTGAAGGTAACATGGGCATTAACCTGCTACTGCGCGACCTCCTGAATCAAAAGAGCGTAAGCTTTGATACCGAAACTACAGGGATTTGTGCACTCACGGCAGAACTTGTGGGCATTTCTTTCTCATGGGAAAAAGGCAAAGGATTTTATGTGCCTGTCCCACCCGATTATGAGGAAGCAAAAGCCCTGGTTGAGAAATTCAGGCCGTTTTATGAAGATGAAAACATTGAGAAAGTAGGCCAGAACCTGAAATATGACCTTGAAGTGCTGGCCAATTACGGTATCACTGTAAAAGGCAAATTCTTCGACACCATGCTGGCACATTACCTCATCAATCCTGATATGAGACATGGCATGGATATCCTGAGTGAAACATACCTAAAATACTCACCGAAGCCTATTGAGGCGCTTATAGGCAAAAAAGGCAAAGGCCAAAGAAGCATGAGGGATGTAGCCCTGGAAGAGATAAAAGAATACGCTGCAGAAGATGCCGACATTACGCTTCAGCTAAAAGAAGTTTTTGAGCCGGAACTTGAGCGCACAGGCACACGCAAGCTGTTTGACGAGATTGAAATTCCGCTTATGCCGGTGCTGGCAAGTATGGAACAGGAGGGCATAAACCTTGATGTGCCGTACCTGAAGGAGCTTTCGGCAGAGCTTACCAGCGATATAAAGCGTCTCGAGCAATGCATTTATGAAGCGGCTGGTGAAACCTTTAACCTTGGTTCGCCGAAACAGCTGGGCGAAATATTGTTTGATAAGCTAAAAATTGGAGGCAATAAACAGAAAAAGACCAAGACAGGCCAGTATGCCACGGGTGAAGAAGTGCTTTCTTACCTGGCGCTGACCAACCCAATAGTACAAGACATACTGGAGTGGCGCCAGCTGGTAAAACTGCAGAATACGTATGTTGACGCATTGCCTGAACAGGTAAAGCCTAAAACAGGCCGGGTACATACTGATTATATGCAGGCGGTGGCAGCAACAGGACGACTTAGCAGCAACAACCCCAACCTGCAGAACATCCCTATCCGCACCGAGCGTGGCAGGCAGATAAGGAAAGCATTTATTGCGCGTGATGAAAACCATACGATACTTTCTGCCGACTACTCGCAAATTGAACTACGTATCATTGCAGCATTAAGCGGCGACCCGGAGATGTGCCGCTCGTTCCAGATGAGTGAGGATATCCACGCGGCTACAGCGGCAAAGGTTTTCAACGTACCACTTGAGGCAGTTAGCCGTGAGCAGCGAAGCCATGCCAAGACGGTAAACTTCGGTATTATATACGGCGTGTCGGCATTCGGATTGAGCAACCAGACGTCGCTTAGCCGCAGTGAGAGCAAAGACCTTATTGATGCTTATTACCAAACCTATCCCCGACTTCGTGACTATATCAACGAGCAGGTAGAGACAGCCCGTGAACGCGGTTTTGTACAAACCGTTTCTGGCAGGCGCAGGTACCTTAAAGACATTAACTCGCAAAACCAGGTGGTGCGCGGCGCGGCAGAGCGAAATGCCGTTAACGCGCCTATACAGGGTAGCGCAGCCGACATCATCAAGATTGCGATGATCAACATACAGAAAAGGTTACTGTCTGAAAACTGGAAGAGCAGGATGCTGCTGCAGGTGCATGACGAATTGGTGTTTGATGTTCACAACAATGAACTTGAAGCCATTAAGCCGATGATAAAGCACGAAATGGAAAACGCTTATATTCTTGATGTGCCGTTGGTGGTAGATATGGGTACAGGCAGGAACTGGCTTGAGGCGCATTGA
- a CDS encoding serine hydrolase has protein sequence MKKFVLALLVITITTTASAQTDAKFHKIDSLLRYLANNNRFMGSVAIREKDKVVFERAYGFADLENKVKANTTTKYKIGSITKMFTSAVIFQLIEDKKLTLDTKLSAFYPQIRNADKITIAQLLNHHSGIYNYTNDPVFGGKITKAYTKDEVLAMIAGYPSDFEPGSKAEYSNSNFILLGYIIEDITKKTYKDVVAERIVKKIGLKNTYYYSAIDTKKNEGFSYSYKGKKWEKREEWDESLVFAAGALQSTPADLTQFIKALFDGKVVSKTSLAQMTKLDMGYGYGILQFPFGERKFFGHNGGIEGFSSAMGYYPPDGMSFALLVNGENYDYNDIVLGILSIYYKLPYQFPNVKIADVAESVLKSYEGTYSAPGFPMKIMMKFHDEALYAQATGQGEFPLTPVSNTEFVFDPAGVNIKFTANGFTLTQGGMKTVFSKEK, from the coding sequence ATGAAAAAGTTTGTATTAGCACTCTTAGTAATTACAATCACCACAACTGCTTCTGCACAAACCGATGCGAAGTTCCATAAGATTGACAGCTTGTTGCGCTATCTTGCTAATAACAACCGCTTTATGGGCAGCGTTGCCATCCGCGAAAAAGATAAGGTGGTGTTTGAGCGGGCTTATGGTTTTGCCGACCTTGAAAATAAAGTGAAGGCTAACACAACTACAAAATATAAGATAGGCTCTATCACTAAGATGTTTACATCGGCAGTTATTTTTCAATTGATTGAAGATAAGAAACTTACACTTGATACTAAACTTTCAGCATTCTATCCACAGATAAGAAATGCCGATAAGATTACTATAGCCCAATTGCTGAACCACCACAGCGGGATTTATAACTATACCAACGACCCTGTATTTGGTGGTAAAATAACAAAGGCTTATACAAAAGACGAAGTGCTGGCAATGATTGCAGGATACCCGAGTGATTTTGAGCCTGGCAGCAAAGCCGAATACAGCAACTCAAACTTTATTTTGCTGGGTTATATTATAGAAGACATCACTAAGAAAACGTACAAAGATGTGGTAGCAGAACGCATAGTAAAAAAGATTGGCTTAAAGAACACCTACTATTACAGCGCAATCGATACGAAGAAAAACGAAGGTTTCTCCTATTCTTATAAAGGTAAAAAATGGGAAAAACGCGAAGAATGGGATGAATCTCTGGTGTTTGCAGCAGGTGCGTTGCAAAGCACTCCGGCCGACCTTACACAATTTATTAAAGCGTTGTTTGACGGAAAAGTTGTGAGTAAAACATCTTTGGCGCAGATGACGAAGCTGGATATGGGGTATGGTTACGGGATACTGCAGTTTCCGTTTGGGGAGCGCAAGTTTTTTGGACACAACGGTGGCATTGAGGGATTCTCGTCGGCTATGGGTTATTATCCGCCGGATGGAATGTCATTTGCACTGCTTGTGAACGGCGAGAACTATGATTACAATGACATTGTGCTTGGTATCCTTAGCATTTATTACAAACTACCCTACCAGTTCCCGAATGTGAAAATAGCAGATGTTGCCGAATCGGTGCTAAAAAGTTATGAAGGTACTTACAGCGCCCCTGGCTTCCCAATGAAAATCATGATGAAGTTTCATGATGAAGCTTTGTACGCGCAGGCTACAGGCCAGGGTGAATTTCCATTGACACCGGTAAGCAATACCGAATTTGTTTTTGACCCGGCAGGAGTGAATATTAAGTTTACTGCTAATGGCTTTACACTTACCCAGGGAGGAATGAAGACGGTTTTTAGTAAAGAGAAATAG